A single region of the Thermococcus paralvinellae genome encodes:
- a CDS encoding CGP-CTERM-anchored Cys-rich protein, which produces MRRYAMIFILILALLPFAQACFSPTDNLAVEVYFNKPGIAYNLEPLKNAENVLIENGRLIYRSHYDERVAVMLWENKGLHLRIEIPVKSWNSTVLSAKFTTSIILLENSIEKAKELGWKVEGKYTFRKENILVQITPQKGRECSKDSDCATGGCSGEICTTRENATKVISICVYKDWYECLKLTTCGCVNGVCTWKPNDAFERCLKEHGIDPSKVIKMPQADVYIAIYGQKELSEEKRAEIKELFSVLGISCVLENIKFEKRVTSMPEGVVDPYTFNFKEALRVEIEWLKENGILGISDEDIEEIVKVAERGKAGYNSHIGWYETKDGKYAWIPYYESKDAKLLKCTAEPLAYRLPKGTVKIASSTTTTSEYSPLSPTTSSRTICGPAFLSLVSILPLIWRRVH; this is translated from the coding sequence ATGAGAAGGTATGCTATGATTTTCATTTTAATCTTAGCATTACTCCCTTTCGCTCAGGCATGCTTTAGCCCAACTGATAACTTGGCTGTTGAAGTCTACTTCAACAAGCCTGGGATTGCGTACAATCTTGAACCGCTTAAGAATGCGGAAAATGTCTTAATTGAAAATGGAAGACTAATTTACCGCTCTCATTATGATGAGAGAGTAGCCGTCATGCTTTGGGAAAATAAAGGGCTTCACTTAAGAATTGAAATCCCAGTAAAAAGCTGGAACTCAACTGTTCTCTCTGCAAAGTTTACAACATCAATTATACTCCTAGAAAACAGCATCGAGAAAGCTAAAGAGCTTGGATGGAAAGTTGAAGGAAAATATACTTTCAGAAAAGAGAACATTTTGGTTCAGATAACACCTCAAAAGGGAAGAGAGTGTTCAAAAGATTCCGACTGCGCTACGGGAGGATGTTCTGGAGAGATATGCACAACTAGAGAAAACGCAACAAAAGTAATCTCAATTTGTGTTTATAAGGACTGGTATGAGTGTTTGAAGCTTACAACTTGTGGCTGTGTGAATGGTGTGTGCACTTGGAAGCCGAATGATGCTTTTGAACGATGCCTTAAGGAGCATGGAATTGATCCAAGTAAAGTTATAAAGATGCCACAAGCAGATGTTTACATTGCAATTTATGGACAAAAAGAATTAAGTGAGGAAAAAAGAGCTGAGATAAAAGAGCTGTTTTCAGTTTTGGGGATAAGCTGTGTTTTGGAGAATATAAAGTTTGAGAAGCGGGTTACCAGCATGCCGGAGGGAGTTGTTGATCCATATACATTCAACTTTAAAGAAGCGCTGAGAGTTGAAATTGAATGGCTCAAAGAAAATGGAATTTTGGGTATAAGCGATGAAGATATTGAAGAAATCGTAAAAGTCGCTGAAAGAGGAAAAGCTGGTTACAACTCTCATATAGGATGGTATGAGACTAAAGATGGAAAGTATGCGTGGATTCCTTATTATGAGAGCAAAGATGCCAAGCTTTTAAAGTGCACTGCTGAGCCGTTAGCTTATAGATTGCCGAAGGGAACAGTAAAGATAGCATCATCCACTACAACAACCTCGGAGTATTCACCATTGTCACCAACCACTTCTTCCAGAACAATCTGCGGCCCTGCATTCTTAAGCCTAGTGTCTATTTTGCCTCTCATTTGGAGGAGAGTACATTGA
- the eno gene encoding phosphopyruvate hydratase: protein MENPFEITAIVAREILDSRGNPTVEVDVYTPVAMGRAAVPSGASTGTHEALELRDGGKRFHGKGVRRAVENINKIIAPELIGMDVTLQRDIDMLMIELDGTENKSNLGANAILGVSLAVAKAAANSLGLPLYQYIGGTNAYVLPVPMSNVINGGVHAGNDLDFQEFMIMPVGAKSFKEGIQMVSETYHTLKKILMEKYGKLAVNVGDEGGFAPPMKEVTEPLEALVKAIEETGYKVGDEIAFALDAASSEFYNAEKDRYIVGGKEYTREELIDLYKELVSTYPIVSIEDPMHEEDFEGFAMITKELGKKIQIVGDDIFVTNVKRLKKGIEMGAANALLLKVNQIGTLSEAIDAAYLAFRAGYGVVVSHRSGETEDATIADLAVAINAGQIKTGAPARSDRNAKYNQLIRIEEELEGIAYYPGRKFRNPFF from the coding sequence ATGGAGAACCCATTTGAAATTACTGCAATTGTAGCAAGAGAAATCTTAGACTCAAGAGGAAATCCAACTGTAGAGGTAGATGTCTACACCCCAGTTGCCATGGGAAGAGCCGCTGTGCCAAGTGGAGCATCAACAGGAACTCATGAAGCTTTAGAGCTTAGAGACGGCGGAAAGAGATTCCACGGAAAAGGAGTTAGGAGAGCTGTTGAGAACATCAACAAGATTATTGCTCCAGAACTCATTGGAATGGATGTAACATTACAGAGAGATATTGATATGCTCATGATTGAGCTTGACGGAACTGAGAATAAGTCAAACCTTGGAGCAAACGCTATTTTGGGGGTTTCACTTGCAGTTGCTAAGGCAGCTGCAAACAGCCTAGGTTTGCCACTTTACCAGTACATCGGTGGAACTAATGCTTATGTGTTGCCAGTTCCAATGAGCAACGTCATCAACGGTGGAGTTCACGCCGGAAATGATTTGGACTTCCAGGAGTTCATGATCATGCCTGTTGGTGCTAAGAGCTTTAAAGAAGGTATCCAGATGGTCAGTGAAACATACCACACACTCAAAAAGATTCTCATGGAGAAATACGGCAAGTTAGCAGTTAACGTAGGTGATGAAGGCGGATTTGCACCCCCAATGAAAGAGGTTACAGAGCCGCTGGAAGCTCTCGTCAAGGCAATTGAAGAGACAGGATACAAAGTTGGAGATGAAATCGCATTTGCATTAGATGCCGCATCTAGTGAGTTCTACAACGCTGAAAAGGACAGATATATTGTTGGAGGAAAAGAATACACAAGGGAAGAGCTCATTGACCTTTACAAAGAATTAGTCAGCACTTATCCAATAGTATCAATTGAGGACCCAATGCACGAGGAAGACTTTGAGGGCTTTGCAATGATAACAAAAGAGCTTGGAAAGAAGATACAGATTGTTGGCGACGACATCTTTGTTACAAACGTGAAAAGGCTAAAGAAGGGCATTGAAATGGGTGCAGCAAATGCTCTGCTCTTAAAAGTCAACCAGATCGGAACCTTAAGTGAAGCAATCGATGCAGCTTACTTAGCTTTCAGAGCTGGCTACGGAGTTGTCGTTTCACACCGCTCTGGAGAAACCGAAGATGCAACAATTGCAGACCTAGCGGTAGCAATAAACGCTGGGCAGATTAAGACAGGTGCTCCAGCAAGGAGTGACAGAAACGCAAAGTACAACCAGCTCATCAGAATTGAGGAAGAGCTTGAGGGCATAGCATATTATCCTGGAAGGAAGTTCAGAAACCCATTCTTCTGA
- a CDS encoding ADP-dependent ribose-1-phosphate kinase, giving the protein MFDVVAIGNLNYDIIMLVDRFPEFHEKIPAKDAYFGLGGAAGNTATWLANMGLKVGFIGAVGKDEIGDAHINFFKKIGVDVEGIRIVDVPSGVAVAIIKGEDKRIVKYLGANAYRELDFEYLAKTRHIHLSSNPEKLIIDAVNFAYERGITVSLDIGEAKIPEEIEEKITYLLMNEDEFKRKFGSLEKITEVKAKNVIVTLNGGGALVRDESKNVFEVRGLSAEVIDSTGAGDSFDAGLIYGVLNGWSLKDAAKLGMLLAYLTVQKVGARSAVVPLEEIKKKAKELNLNLPF; this is encoded by the coding sequence ATGTTTGACGTGGTTGCAATAGGGAACCTCAACTACGACATAATAATGCTCGTTGACCGCTTTCCCGAATTCCATGAAAAGATACCAGCGAAAGATGCCTACTTTGGACTCGGAGGGGCAGCGGGAAATACAGCGACATGGTTAGCTAATATGGGCCTTAAAGTGGGATTTATAGGGGCTGTAGGGAAAGACGAAATTGGAGATGCCCACATAAACTTCTTCAAAAAAATTGGCGTGGACGTGGAAGGGATAAGAATCGTTGATGTTCCTTCAGGTGTTGCCGTGGCAATAATAAAGGGCGAAGACAAGAGAATCGTGAAGTATTTGGGAGCCAATGCATATAGAGAACTTGATTTTGAATATTTAGCTAAGACAAGACACATCCATCTTTCATCAAATCCGGAAAAGCTCATCATCGATGCAGTAAACTTTGCTTATGAGCGTGGAATTACAGTTTCACTCGATATCGGAGAGGCAAAAATCCCAGAGGAAATTGAAGAGAAAATAACATATCTGCTCATGAACGAGGATGAGTTTAAGAGAAAGTTCGGAAGCTTGGAGAAGATTACAGAAGTTAAAGCAAAAAACGTAATTGTGACATTAAATGGAGGAGGTGCTTTAGTTAGAGATGAAAGTAAGAATGTCTTTGAAGTAAGAGGCTTGAGTGCCGAAGTTATAGATTCTACAGGTGCTGGAGATTCCTTTGATGCTGGACTTATTTATGGAGTCCTCAACGGCTGGAGCTTAAAGGATGCTGCAAAGCTTGGAATGTTATTAGCTTATCTGACTGTTCAGAAAGTCGGTGCAAGGAGTGCCGTGGTTCCTCTTGAAGAGATAAAGAAGAAAGCAAAAGAATTAAACCTCAACCTGCCTTTCTAG
- a CDS encoding THUMP domain-containing protein, producing MVTLLVTVPSGREGDASLELEWALGDVKIRRMRWRGVLIVRTNLTKEEALRVLKDFETTAIFKIVPLEKFVKSKKDRIIEEGLKLAKARIKEGESFAVRCKRRGNWIRSSKEIEIELGARIKESLNAKVNLDDPDWYVWIEVLGNRTAISVIKPEEIIKKEVRL from the coding sequence ATGGTAACACTACTCGTCACTGTACCTTCAGGTAGAGAAGGTGATGCTAGTCTAGAGCTTGAGTGGGCACTAGGAGATGTTAAAATTAGGAGGATGAGATGGCGAGGAGTCTTAATCGTTAGAACTAACTTGACAAAAGAAGAAGCTTTGAGGGTTTTAAAGGACTTTGAGACAACTGCAATTTTCAAGATTGTTCCTCTCGAGAAATTTGTCAAGAGCAAAAAAGATAGGATTATTGAAGAAGGGCTCAAACTTGCAAAGGCTAGGATTAAAGAAGGAGAAAGTTTTGCTGTTCGTTGTAAGAGAAGGGGAAACTGGATACGTTCAAGCAAGGAGATAGAGATAGAGCTTGGCGCAAGGATTAAGGAGAGCTTAAATGCCAAGGTTAATCTTGATGACCCTGACTGGTATGTGTGGATTGAGGTTTTGGGGAACAGAACAGCAATAAGTGTTATCAAGCCAGAAGAGATAATTAAAAAAGAAGTTAGGCTTTAG
- a CDS encoding metal-dependent hydrolase: MNYDEHVLGGIITYPLSILIASLLKYYLAVPFQLSFIAMILGYAFYVLGSDLPDMDHPDALIHRGTKPLVAVAMGTSAFLKFSGISITEYEWANLTIAWGIASLFAFASWYVFSAVIPKHRGIIHSVSFAIIYGLLSFAITVYGLGLKFGEGLFVGFAAFMGYLLHLILDKHIKLI, encoded by the coding sequence ATGAACTATGATGAACATGTACTTGGAGGGATTATTACATATCCCCTCTCCATTTTAATTGCATCTCTTCTCAAATATTACTTGGCCGTTCCTTTTCAGCTTAGTTTTATAGCGATGATACTGGGATATGCTTTCTATGTTCTGGGAAGTGACTTACCAGACATGGATCATCCAGATGCTCTCATTCACCGAGGAACAAAGCCACTTGTGGCAGTTGCTATGGGCACTTCAGCTTTTCTGAAGTTTAGCGGAATTTCTATAACAGAGTATGAATGGGCAAATCTAACGATAGCATGGGGAATTGCTTCACTCTTTGCATTTGCTTCTTGGTACGTTTTCTCAGCAGTAATTCCCAAACACAGAGGTATAATCCACTCAGTAAGTTTTGCTATCATATACGGTTTACTAAGCTTTGCAATAACTGTTTATGGCCTAGGATTGAAGTTTGGAGAGGGTCTTTTTGTAGGATTTGCAGCATTCATGGGGTATCTGCTTCATTTAATCTTAGACAAACATATTAAACTAATCTAA
- a CDS encoding ornithine aminotransferase, whose translation MVKRPVVKELPGPKAKEVIERNFELLAVTTQDPEALPIVIERGEGIMVYDVDGNAFYDFGSGVGVLNVGHTHPRVIEAIKKQAEKFTHFALNDFFYENAVILAQKLAELSPGEFPKKVVYQNSGAEANEAMMKLVKYGTGRKRFIAFYHAFHGRTQAVLSLTASKWVQQERFFPTMPGVEHVPYPNPYRNPWHIDGYADPKELVNRVIEFIEEYVFRHVPPEEVGAIVFEPIQGEGGYVVPPKEFFKELKKLADKYGILLADDEVQMGVGRTGKFWAIEHFGIAPDTIQFGKAIGGGIPLAGVVHRADIAFDKPGRHASTFGGNPLAIAAALEVVEIVKELLPHVQEVGDYLHKRLKEFEEKYEVIGDARGLGLAQAVEFVKNKDTKEKNPEVRNKVVKEAAKRGLILLGCGDNSLRFIPPLIITKEEIDIAMEIFEEALKAALK comes from the coding sequence ATGGTGAAGAGACCAGTTGTTAAAGAGCTTCCTGGACCGAAGGCAAAAGAAGTTATTGAGAGGAACTTTGAACTTTTAGCAGTTACAACCCAAGATCCAGAGGCATTGCCAATTGTTATCGAGAGAGGAGAAGGGATAATGGTTTACGACGTTGATGGCAACGCTTTCTATGACTTTGGAAGCGGTGTTGGTGTTCTTAATGTCGGTCACACACACCCAAGGGTTATTGAGGCCATAAAGAAACAAGCCGAGAAATTCACTCATTTCGCATTAAACGACTTCTTCTATGAGAACGCTGTAATCTTGGCCCAAAAGCTTGCTGAGCTTTCTCCAGGAGAGTTTCCAAAGAAGGTAGTTTACCAAAACAGCGGTGCTGAAGCTAACGAAGCTATGATGAAGCTCGTCAAGTACGGAACAGGAAGGAAGAGGTTCATAGCTTTCTACCATGCATTCCACGGAAGAACACAAGCTGTTCTTAGCTTAACAGCAAGCAAATGGGTTCAACAGGAGAGATTCTTCCCAACAATGCCAGGCGTTGAGCACGTTCCATATCCAAACCCATACAGAAACCCATGGCACATTGACGGTTATGCCGATCCAAAAGAGCTCGTGAACAGAGTCATTGAGTTCATTGAAGAGTATGTCTTCAGGCATGTTCCACCAGAGGAGGTTGGAGCAATTGTCTTTGAACCAATACAAGGTGAAGGAGGCTATGTAGTTCCACCAAAGGAGTTCTTCAAGGAGCTCAAGAAACTTGCAGACAAATACGGCATACTCTTGGCGGATGACGAAGTTCAGATGGGCGTTGGAAGAACTGGAAAGTTCTGGGCAATTGAGCACTTTGGCATCGCACCAGACACAATCCAGTTCGGTAAAGCTATTGGTGGAGGAATTCCATTAGCCGGTGTTGTGCACAGGGCTGACATAGCTTTTGACAAGCCAGGAAGACATGCATCAACATTCGGTGGAAACCCATTAGCAATCGCCGCTGCACTTGAAGTCGTTGAAATTGTCAAAGAGTTACTACCTCATGTCCAAGAAGTTGGTGATTATCTCCACAAGAGACTTAAGGAGTTTGAGGAGAAATATGAAGTTATCGGCGATGCAAGAGGTCTTGGCTTAGCTCAAGCAGTAGAATTCGTTAAGAACAAGGATACAAAGGAAAAGAACCCAGAGGTTAGGAACAAAGTTGTTAAGGAAGCCGCAAAGAGAGGACTAATCCTTCTCGGCTGTGGTGATAATTCACTGAGATTCATTCCACCACTGATCATTACCAAGGAAGAGATTGATATCGCCATGGAAATCTTTGAAGAAGCTCTCAAAGCCGCTCTTAAGTGA
- a CDS encoding ECF transporter S component, whose product MEFEAIGAYAKPILTLAVLVYLVYIFVIKKEEFKKAQVVAISAIMTALVTVATIVIQVPTPPTRGYINLGDTMVMLSGVLFGPLVGAFAGGFGSALADAITGYAHWAPFTLIIKGLEGLVVGHIAYKREDFTGILIGTIIGGFIMVFGYFLVEVFFYGYPSAVVEIPGNTLQAVSGIIVGGGVGYIIKKRYPDIVSLIQT is encoded by the coding sequence ATGGAATTTGAGGCAATTGGAGCATATGCAAAACCAATACTAACGCTTGCTGTTTTGGTCTATCTCGTGTACATTTTCGTTATTAAAAAAGAGGAATTCAAAAAAGCTCAAGTTGTGGCAATCTCAGCAATTATGACAGCTCTGGTAACAGTCGCGACAATCGTGATTCAGGTTCCAACCCCCCCAACAAGAGGTTATATCAACCTTGGAGATACAATGGTTATGCTGAGCGGTGTGCTGTTTGGTCCTCTCGTTGGAGCGTTCGCTGGAGGTTTTGGTTCAGCTTTGGCTGATGCAATCACTGGCTATGCCCACTGGGCACCTTTTACATTGATAATCAAAGGTCTTGAAGGTTTAGTTGTTGGACATATAGCTTATAAGAGAGAGGACTTTACAGGAATACTCATAGGAACAATAATTGGTGGATTTATCATGGTCTTTGGCTACTTCCTTGTTGAAGTGTTCTTCTATGGATATCCAAGTGCAGTAGTCGAAATCCCAGGAAATACGCTCCAAGCAGTCAGCGGAATTATAGTTGGAGGAGGAGTAGGGTACATAATAAAGAAAAGATACCCAGACATAGTAAGCCTTATACAGACTTAA
- the deoC gene encoding deoxyribose-phosphate aldolase: protein MKIDIAKYIDHTNLKPYATKEDIIKLCEEAKKYGFYAVCVNPYRVKLAKEQLKGTDIKVASVIGFPLGATPTEVKVFEAKKALEDGADELDMVINIGALKDKDYDYVKRDIEEVVKVAHEKGAIVKVIIETCYLTDEEKEIACRLAMEAGADFVKTSTGFGTGGATVEDVKLMRRVVGDKLGVKAAGGIRSYEQALEMIKAGANRIGTSSGVKIVEGAKK, encoded by the coding sequence ATGAAAATTGATATTGCCAAGTACATTGATCACACCAATTTGAAGCCTTATGCAACGAAGGAAGATATAATCAAGCTGTGTGAGGAAGCTAAGAAATACGGCTTTTATGCTGTCTGTGTTAATCCCTACCGCGTGAAGCTTGCAAAGGAGCAATTGAAAGGCACAGACATAAAGGTCGCATCGGTTATAGGCTTTCCGCTAGGTGCAACACCTACAGAGGTTAAGGTCTTTGAAGCAAAAAAAGCGCTTGAAGATGGTGCTGATGAGCTTGACATGGTTATAAACATTGGAGCACTGAAAGACAAGGATTACGACTATGTCAAGAGGGACATAGAAGAAGTCGTCAAAGTAGCTCACGAGAAAGGAGCAATAGTGAAGGTAATTATCGAAACGTGCTACCTAACAGATGAAGAGAAGGAAATAGCATGCAGATTGGCAATGGAAGCTGGAGCTGACTTTGTAAAGACTTCAACGGGCTTTGGAACAGGAGGGGCCACGGTGGAGGACGTTAAGCTAATGAGAAGGGTTGTTGGAGACAAGCTCGGAGTTAAGGCTGCTGGAGGAATAAGGAGTTACGAGCAGGCTTTAGAAATGATTAAGGCAGGAGCAAACAGAATTGGCACTTCAAGTGGGGTAAAGATTGTGGAAGGTGCTAAAAAGTGA
- the trxB gene encoding thioredoxin-disulfide reductase, which translates to MFSLTGFSKGKEEKTTWDVIIIGAGPAGYTAAIYAARFGLETIIISRDLGGNMALTDLIENYPGFPEGISGSELNRRMYDQVRKYNVDIVFDEVERIDKGECPYYEGKCYWLVYTKNGKVYKAKTVIIAVGAEPRKLNVPGEKELTGRGVSYCATCDGPLFVGKEVIVVGGGNTALQEALYLHSIGVKVTLVHRRDKFRADKILQDRFKEAGIPTLLDTVVIEIKGKEKVEAVVLKNVKTGKVFEKKVDGVFIFIGYEPKTDFVKHLGITDEWGYIPVDMHMRTKAPGIFAAGDITNVFKQIAVAVGQGAIAANSAKEFIESWIEKNGA; encoded by the coding sequence ATGTTCAGCTTAACTGGATTTTCAAAAGGAAAAGAAGAAAAAACAACTTGGGATGTCATAATTATCGGCGCTGGACCAGCTGGATATACAGCGGCAATCTATGCAGCGAGATTTGGGCTTGAAACAATCATAATAAGCAGAGATTTAGGAGGAAATATGGCATTAACGGACTTAATCGAAAACTACCCAGGATTTCCAGAAGGAATAAGCGGTTCAGAGCTCAACAGAAGAATGTACGATCAAGTTAGAAAATACAATGTTGACATAGTTTTTGATGAGGTCGAGAGAATTGACAAAGGGGAGTGCCCATACTATGAGGGTAAGTGCTACTGGCTTGTTTACACCAAAAACGGGAAAGTTTACAAGGCAAAGACTGTTATCATAGCGGTTGGAGCAGAGCCGAGGAAGCTCAACGTCCCCGGAGAGAAAGAGCTTACAGGGAGAGGAGTAAGCTACTGTGCAACTTGTGACGGGCCCTTATTTGTTGGGAAAGAAGTGATAGTTGTCGGTGGTGGAAACACAGCACTTCAAGAAGCATTATATCTCCACAGCATTGGCGTTAAAGTTACACTGGTTCACAGGAGAGACAAGTTCAGAGCGGACAAGATTCTCCAAGATAGATTCAAAGAAGCCGGTATCCCAACGCTTTTAGACACTGTTGTAATTGAAATAAAAGGCAAAGAGAAGGTTGAGGCCGTTGTGCTTAAGAATGTAAAGACTGGGAAAGTCTTTGAGAAGAAAGTTGATGGTGTATTCATTTTCATTGGATATGAGCCAAAAACAGACTTTGTTAAGCATCTCGGCATTACAGATGAGTGGGGCTACATACCTGTGGACATGCACATGAGAACAAAGGCTCCGGGTATATTTGCCGCAGGAGATATAACAAACGTTTTCAAACAGATTGCTGTGGCAGTAGGTCAGGGGGCAATTGCAGCAAACTCTGCAAAAGAATTCATTGAGAGCTGGATAGAAAAGAACGGTGCCTAA
- a CDS encoding DUF4349 domain-containing protein, whose amino-acid sequence MYKRNIRIVLLVVVIIVAGFVVSKIFQSGASFRVGNELKYQPSVYEEKGWGIEAERITYTQTMAYAPTYTRPTVTAATQASSGLANNEKPKGVVQRPKKDYYVVIQDESPEKVANEIKAEIYSLGGYVISENLDKSEERVVYYIEFRIPNTAENENKVGTLLEKYNVKSLRLDTQDVTSKYNQILAEIESLEAEKNKLLEFYNLSKDIDDLMRIESRISSINSRLNYLYFQKDYYEKVTDYITYHVTIESKEKPVFEIDLGFRKTIYQAVTILLMIIRGIIALLIIVSPFAVLYLVGRKLYKKYGGKPLKEVVETKEE is encoded by the coding sequence ATGTATAAAAGAAATATTCGGATAGTTCTTTTGGTTGTGGTGATAATAGTCGCTGGGTTTGTTGTCTCAAAGATTTTTCAGAGCGGAGCTTCTTTTAGAGTTGGGAATGAGCTAAAGTACCAGCCTTCGGTTTATGAAGAGAAAGGCTGGGGCATTGAGGCTGAAAGGATTACATACACCCAAACAATGGCATATGCTCCGACTTATACAAGACCAACTGTTACTGCTGCTACTCAAGCTTCCTCAGGACTTGCAAATAATGAAAAGCCTAAGGGAGTAGTCCAGAGACCAAAGAAGGACTATTATGTCGTTATCCAAGATGAGAGTCCAGAAAAGGTTGCTAATGAAATAAAAGCTGAGATTTATTCATTAGGAGGATACGTGATTTCTGAAAATCTTGACAAGAGTGAAGAAAGGGTTGTTTATTACATTGAGTTTAGGATTCCAAACACGGCAGAAAATGAAAATAAAGTTGGGACACTTCTGGAGAAATATAACGTCAAAAGCCTCCGCTTAGATACCCAAGATGTTACAAGCAAATACAACCAGATTCTTGCTGAGATTGAAAGCCTTGAGGCTGAGAAAAATAAGCTCCTCGAATTCTACAATCTTTCAAAGGATATCGATGATTTAATGAGAATTGAATCTAGAATAAGCAGCATAAACTCCCGCTTAAACTATTTGTATTTTCAGAAGGATTACTATGAGAAAGTCACGGATTATATAACTTATCACGTCACAATAGAGAGCAAAGAAAAGCCTGTGTTCGAGATTGATTTAGGCTTCAGAAAGACAATATATCAAGCTGTGACAATACTGCTCATGATAATTAGGGGTATTATTGCTTTACTCATAATAGTCTCTCCGTTTGCAGTGCTTTATCTGGTTGGAAGAAAGCTGTACAAAAAGTATGGAGGGAAACCTCTAAAAGAAGTTGTAGAAACTAAGGAAGAATAA
- a CDS encoding AAA family ATPase: MEKSSTLKVYPSPSYEVYGLSRNPFGELASEGIEDIESIHVYQEIDMKLSMMISEVIGNKSSIAFSIVGPLGMGKTQRLKSIAKAISEQGGKAIYVKVDTNDILKITRDIFNSIKPPKSKTNIFLENLSRKLGFIDRLEKMLSSTQEYKSRDIAEMLTKELNRYPYSALLLDELENMQTAKEQEKIQFFEMLRHFISNMPQGCIFAFACIPEAYEEYTKIFPAFFMRLHYEFKLRPMSLEETFELVKKRLNKVRIRDTDDPIYPFTEGAIKLIHELGKGNPRQILRLLHYVLSEASKHKFDPIDDYVVTTILEEPKSLEEYLMRIPKDYRDLVEAIVYKFNGGPVSYIQIAKEVKKPGIQVYEQLEELIRLGFLIGDPKGNYKVPDYVRKFLEERKQEEESE, from the coding sequence ATGGAAAAGTCAAGCACACTTAAAGTTTATCCCTCTCCTTCCTATGAAGTCTATGGCCTATCGAGAAATCCCTTTGGAGAACTGGCAAGCGAAGGCATTGAAGACATAGAGAGTATTCATGTTTATCAAGAAATTGATATGAAATTATCGATGATGATCTCCGAAGTTATTGGAAATAAGAGCTCAATTGCTTTTTCTATTGTAGGACCTTTGGGAATGGGAAAAACTCAAAGGTTAAAGAGTATCGCCAAAGCTATAAGTGAGCAAGGAGGAAAGGCCATTTACGTTAAAGTTGACACCAATGACATTTTGAAAATTACACGTGACATTTTCAATTCAATAAAACCTCCAAAGAGCAAAACAAATATTTTCTTAGAAAATCTCTCAAGGAAACTCGGTTTCATAGATCGATTAGAAAAAATGTTATCTTCAACTCAAGAATATAAATCCAGAGACATAGCTGAAATGCTAACAAAAGAGCTAAATAGATATCCATATTCGGCTCTACTTTTGGATGAGCTTGAGAACATGCAAACTGCAAAAGAACAAGAAAAGATTCAGTTTTTTGAAATGCTAAGACATTTCATAAGCAACATGCCTCAAGGATGTATATTTGCATTCGCATGCATTCCAGAGGCATATGAAGAATATACAAAGATTTTCCCGGCATTTTTCATGCGTCTGCACTATGAATTTAAACTCAGACCTATGAGTCTTGAGGAGACATTTGAGCTCGTTAAGAAGAGATTAAACAAAGTTAGGATTAGAGATACTGACGACCCAATTTATCCTTTTACAGAGGGTGCAATAAAGCTTATTCATGAACTTGGAAAAGGAAATCCAAGACAGATTTTAAGATTACTCCATTACGTACTGAGTGAAGCCAGCAAACATAAGTTTGATCCAATCGATGATTACGTTGTTACGACAATTCTTGAAGAGCCAAAGAGCCTAGAAGAATATCTTATGAGAATTCCAAAGGACTATAGGGATTTAGTTGAAGCAATAGTTTACAAGTTTAACGGAGGACCAGTAAGTTATATCCAAATTGCAAAGGAAGTCAAAAAGCCAGGTATTCAGGTTTATGAACAGCTTGAAGAGCTTATAAGACTGGGATTCTTAATTGGTGATCCAAAAGGCAACTATAAAGTTCCAGATTATGTAAGAAAATTCTTAGAGGAGAGGAAACAAGAGGAGGAAAGTGAATGA